A genome region from Labilibaculum antarcticum includes the following:
- a CDS encoding cache domain-containing protein, whose translation MKFILAKIFEDKSISKVFLVSLLSTSLLLISILGIFWVQQERQKFNKESQQIKSDFFRMQEKTLQHETQTLINYIENEREQTRNALKKDINSRVHEAHSIATNIYNSCKNDLSESRIKELIINALRSVRFNDGSGFFYINSLTGVVQMDPENLNWEGQNKLILKDVFGIPIIKNEIKIAKTQGEGYSNYSWQEDKGQKIHPKISFVKIFKPYNWYIGCTQYVENYRLGIQEKILNKITDMRFDESFSIAVFSFDGTCLAHTRKELVGQNLWNEEDKEGVKVVQEIITRGTDKNGGFVRYLDPFNHDSTKLMFAKSYKDWQWVIGSGVHIDKLTESIKNKRNELKANLIEYFIKAGLVFLLTLFIIIIFTRFVVEISKSGLEILTQFYRNAATDSHLIDVSKLHFKEFKILGEHANAMVIRRKRIEHQLSIETAYFEQLFENSPEAIAITDNESKGIKINKQFTSLFGYTKEDLKGVVIDSLLADETKQGEANSLNYLTAKGQLVEIETMRKCKDGRLIDVSIMGNPIEVGGKQIAIFGIYRNITERKVYEKHLTEAKNKAEESDKLKSAFLTNMSHEIRTPMNHILGFTEIMTSQQIDENERREYGALIKQSGDSLLQLINDIIDLSKIECKQINLALCHTPVNILLSELYEKFYALKNKNNKAHLILRIQKALSDEDSIIYTDPRRLEQLLSNIIDNAIKFTNEGFIELGYHLIDQNKIEFFVKDTGIGISNQSIDHIFKSFRQMDGSDTRQYSGTGLGLTISNRLAEILGGNIRVESEENVGTCFFITLPYNTDKSKIEKIEVVEKQDHNWTGKSILVVDDEKNNFTFFKASLAKTQADILWAKNGREAITMCQSNTIDLILMDIQMPVMNGYDAMKEIKSLYSRIPIIGQTAFFQKEYKQKVMAAGCDDYLIKPIKTCKLLDSIEKLISKN comes from the coding sequence ATGAAATTCATTCTTGCTAAAATTTTTGAAGACAAGAGTATTTCCAAAGTCTTTTTGGTTTCACTTCTCTCTACTTCTCTGCTCTTGATATCAATTCTTGGAATTTTTTGGGTGCAGCAAGAAAGGCAAAAATTCAATAAAGAGTCTCAACAAATTAAGTCCGACTTTTTCAGGATGCAAGAAAAAACCCTGCAACACGAAACGCAAACTCTTATTAATTATATTGAAAACGAAAGAGAGCAAACAAGAAATGCACTAAAGAAAGACATAAACAGCCGAGTTCATGAAGCACACTCAATTGCAACAAACATATACAACAGTTGTAAAAACGACCTATCGGAAAGCCGAATAAAAGAACTAATCATTAACGCTTTACGCTCCGTTCGTTTTAATGATGGAAGTGGCTTTTTCTATATAAACAGCTTGACTGGAGTTGTGCAAATGGATCCTGAAAATCTAAACTGGGAAGGACAAAACAAACTAATTTTAAAAGATGTTTTTGGAATTCCGATTATTAAAAATGAAATCAAAATTGCGAAGACTCAAGGGGAAGGCTACTCAAACTACTCTTGGCAAGAAGATAAAGGACAAAAAATCCATCCCAAAATATCTTTTGTAAAGATATTCAAACCCTACAATTGGTATATCGGTTGCACACAATATGTCGAAAATTATCGTCTGGGAATTCAAGAGAAGATCCTCAATAAAATTACAGACATGAGATTTGATGAAAGCTTCTCAATTGCAGTATTTAGTTTTGATGGAACTTGCTTAGCTCATACACGAAAGGAGCTTGTTGGACAGAATCTCTGGAATGAAGAAGACAAAGAGGGTGTAAAAGTTGTGCAGGAGATAATTACCCGAGGAACAGACAAAAATGGAGGCTTCGTCAGATATCTTGATCCTTTTAATCATGATTCAACAAAGCTAATGTTTGCAAAATCGTATAAGGACTGGCAATGGGTTATCGGCAGTGGTGTTCATATTGACAAACTTACAGAATCAATTAAAAATAAAAGGAATGAGTTAAAAGCAAATCTGATTGAGTATTTTATCAAGGCAGGCTTGGTATTTTTATTGACACTCTTCATCATTATTATTTTCACCCGATTTGTTGTTGAAATCAGTAAATCAGGGCTAGAGATTCTAACCCAATTTTACAGGAATGCCGCGACCGATTCACACTTAATTGATGTATCTAAACTTCATTTCAAAGAGTTTAAAATTCTAGGTGAGCACGCTAACGCAATGGTTATAAGACGAAAACGGATCGAACACCAACTCAGTATTGAGACTGCCTATTTTGAACAACTTTTCGAAAATTCGCCGGAAGCAATCGCAATAACAGATAATGAGAGTAAGGGAATAAAAATTAACAAACAATTCACCTCTCTTTTTGGCTACACAAAAGAAGATCTTAAAGGAGTTGTTATAGATAGCTTACTTGCTGATGAAACAAAACAAGGAGAGGCTAATAGTCTGAATTACCTTACAGCTAAAGGGCAGCTTGTAGAAATTGAGACGATGCGAAAATGCAAAGATGGTAGATTAATTGATGTTTCTATTATGGGGAACCCAATTGAAGTTGGAGGCAAGCAAATTGCAATATTTGGAATATACAGAAACATTACAGAAAGAAAAGTATATGAAAAGCACCTAACCGAAGCGAAAAACAAAGCCGAAGAATCTGATAAATTAAAATCAGCCTTCCTGACAAATATGTCACATGAAATTAGAACTCCAATGAATCATATTCTTGGATTTACTGAAATTATGACATCTCAGCAAATAGACGAAAACGAAAGACGAGAATACGGAGCACTAATAAAACAAAGCGGGGATAGTTTACTGCAACTCATTAACGACATAATTGATCTATCAAAAATAGAATGCAAACAAATCAATCTTGCACTTTGTCACACCCCTGTTAATATTTTACTATCCGAATTATATGAAAAATTTTACGCTCTTAAAAACAAAAATAACAAGGCTCACTTAATCTTGAGAATACAAAAGGCTTTAAGCGACGAAGACTCAATAATTTATACTGATCCTCGAAGATTAGAACAATTATTATCCAACATAATTGACAACGCCATCAAATTTACCAATGAAGGTTTTATCGAACTAGGCTACCATCTTATTGATCAAAACAAAATTGAATTCTTTGTAAAAGACACAGGAATTGGAATCTCCAATCAATCCATAGATCATATTTTTAAAAGCTTTAGACAAATGGATGGTTCGGATACAAGGCAGTACAGCGGTACTGGTTTAGGCTTAACAATATCGAACCGATTAGCCGAAATACTTGGCGGAAATATTAGAGTTGAATCGGAGGAGAATGTAGGAACTTGTTTTTTCATAACTCTCCCATACAATACGGACAAATCTAAAATTGAAAAAATAGAAGTTGTTGAAAAACAAGACCACAACTGGACAGGAAAAAGTATTCTTGTTGTAGATGATGAGAAAAACAATTTCACCTTCTTTAAAGCAAGCCTTGCAAAAACCCAGGCTGATATTCTATGGGCCAAAAATGGACGCGAAGCAATAACAATGTGTCAATCAAATACAATCGATCTTATTCTAATGGACATACAAATGCCGGTTATGAATGGCTATGATGCAATGAAAGAAATCAAATCTCTCTACTCGAGAATTCCGATTATTGGGCAAACAGCTTTCTTTCAAAAAGAATACAAACAAAAAGTAATGGCAGCTGGTTGCG
- the dapF gene encoding diaminopimelate epimerase, producing the protein MKVEFSKYQGTGNDFVLIDNRNNIIDANNFTLIKKLCDRRFGVGGDGLMLLDNASGFDFRMRYYNSDGKEGSMCGNGGRCIVAFAYHLGLISETAKFIAVDGEHEAKIIKTENGVQVSLKMIDVLDVELGDDFYFLNTGSPHFVRFISKHDNFDTFTEGKKIRYNNRFAEEGTNVNFVSFQDQDITVSTYERGVEDETYSCGTGVVASAISASFKTGRNQFKIKTKGGHLEVHFRKTNDTQIENIWLVGPATHVFTGTITT; encoded by the coding sequence ATGAAAGTTGAATTTTCAAAATATCAGGGAACTGGGAACGATTTTGTTTTAATAGATAATCGTAATAACATAATTGATGCTAATAACTTTACATTAATCAAAAAACTTTGCGACAGAAGATTTGGTGTTGGTGGAGATGGACTAATGTTACTGGATAATGCCTCAGGATTCGACTTTCGGATGAGATACTACAATTCAGATGGAAAAGAAGGAAGTATGTGCGGAAATGGAGGACGATGCATTGTTGCTTTTGCCTATCACCTAGGACTTATTTCGGAAACTGCCAAATTCATTGCTGTTGACGGCGAACATGAAGCAAAAATCATTAAGACTGAGAATGGAGTTCAGGTTAGTCTTAAAATGATTGATGTTTTAGATGTTGAATTGGGTGACGATTTTTATTTTTTAAATACAGGCTCACCTCATTTTGTTCGATTCATATCCAAACATGATAATTTCGACACATTTACCGAAGGGAAAAAGATTCGATACAATAATAGATTTGCGGAGGAAGGAACAAATGTAAACTTTGTCTCATTTCAGGATCAAGACATTACAGTAAGCACCTACGAACGAGGTGTTGAAGATGAAACATATTCTTGCGGAACAGGAGTTGTTGCATCGGCCATAAGTGCCAGTTTTAAAACTGGCAGAAACCAATTTAAGATTAAAACTAAAGGCGGCCATCTGGAAGTACATTTCAGAAAAACAAACGACACACAAATCGAAAACATTTGGTTGGTAGGGCCTGCAACACATGTTTTCACAGGAACTATCACAACCTAA
- a CDS encoding Do family serine endopeptidase, whose product MKVKLFLGKLAIAVLGGTIAILLFVLFVDKKERIISVPEARTTQLANHSFASVAQVDLTYAAERSVKSVVHVKTLYSNEEYQSNPFYDFLFGENGRQQQPKAILGSGSGVIISEDGYIVTNNHVVQGSNLINVVLYDKREYEGKLVGHDPYTDLALIKIDEKDLPKMDFGNSDAIKLGEWVLAVGNPFNLTSTVTAGIISAKARTLGLTGNRMSIESFLQTDAAVNPGNSGGALVDAKGQLIGINTAIESRTGSYSGYSFAIPVTIVEKVIGDLKKYGEVQRAFIGVSIRTVDANLADEYKIDKIEGVYVADLNENGAAEESGIKKGDIILNIDGQVVNSSSELQEQVSKFHPGDKISVLIKRDKERKQIDVILRNKLGNTNVIKSKDLAFLGAEFEPISTKEKYRLQINRGVRIKSLRSGKFKDEDIKEGFIIYKINETPISNVDDIKDALQSVKDGGVFISGIYPDGSVKYYAFSLINKD is encoded by the coding sequence ATGAAAGTGAAATTGTTTTTGGGAAAATTAGCAATTGCTGTCTTAGGCGGTACAATTGCCATTTTATTATTTGTGTTATTTGTTGATAAAAAAGAGCGGATTATTTCGGTTCCGGAAGCTCGAACGACACAGCTTGCGAATCATTCTTTTGCAAGTGTTGCTCAGGTGGATTTAACTTATGCGGCTGAAAGGTCGGTGAAGTCAGTGGTTCATGTGAAAACACTTTATTCAAATGAGGAGTATCAATCCAATCCTTTTTACGATTTTTTGTTTGGCGAAAATGGGAGACAACAACAGCCAAAGGCCATTTTGGGATCTGGTTCAGGAGTGATCATTTCGGAAGATGGATACATTGTAACTAATAATCATGTTGTTCAAGGCTCTAATCTCATAAATGTTGTACTCTATGATAAAAGAGAATACGAAGGTAAATTGGTAGGGCATGATCCGTATACCGATTTGGCCTTAATTAAAATTGATGAAAAGGATCTTCCGAAAATGGATTTTGGAAATTCGGATGCTATAAAGCTTGGTGAATGGGTATTGGCCGTTGGTAATCCCTTTAATCTCACTTCGACCGTTACGGCGGGTATTATAAGTGCAAAAGCAAGAACCTTGGGTTTAACTGGCAACAGAATGAGCATTGAGTCTTTCTTGCAAACGGATGCTGCCGTTAATCCTGGAAATAGTGGAGGTGCTCTGGTTGATGCGAAAGGTCAGTTAATTGGAATTAACACTGCCATTGAATCAAGAACGGGCTCCTATTCGGGTTACTCTTTTGCAATTCCTGTAACTATAGTTGAAAAAGTAATCGGGGATTTGAAAAAATACGGTGAAGTTCAAAGAGCATTTATTGGAGTTTCTATTCGAACTGTAGATGCTAATTTAGCGGATGAATATAAAATTGATAAAATTGAGGGAGTGTATGTTGCCGATCTAAATGAAAATGGTGCCGCAGAAGAATCAGGAATAAAAAAAGGAGATATAATATTGAATATTGATGGGCAAGTTGTAAATTCTAGTTCTGAACTTCAAGAACAGGTAAGTAAGTTTCATCCAGGCGACAAAATTAGTGTTTTAATAAAAAGAGACAAGGAAAGGAAACAAATTGATGTAATCTTACGTAATAAACTAGGAAATACCAATGTTATAAAGTCAAAAGATCTAGCTTTTCTTGGAGCAGAATTTGAGCCTATATCAACGAAGGAGAAGTATCGTCTCCAAATAAACAGAGGGGTTAGGATAAAGAGTTTGCGCAGTGGAAAGTTTAAAGACGAGGACATTAAAGAGGGTTTTATTATTTATAAAATTAATGAGACCCCAATTTCCAATGTAGATGATATTAAAGATGCGCTTCAGAGTGTGAAAGATGGAGGAGTTTTTATTTCAGGAATTTATCCTGATGGAAGCGTAAAGTACTATGCCTTTTCTTTAATTAATAAAGATTAG
- a CDS encoding sigma-70 family RNA polymerase sigma factor yields MRQLKITKSITNRESASLDKYLQEIGKEDLITVEEEVELAQRIKKGDQKALEKLTRANLRFVVSVAKQYQNQGLSLPDLINEGNLGLIKAAEKFDETRGFKFISYAVWWIRQSILQALAEQSRIVRLPLNQVGSLNKINKAFSKFEQEHERKPSPEELAESLELPADKVADTLRVSGRHISVDAPFVDGEDNSLLDVLVNDDSPIADRNLLNESLTKEIDRALATLTERESDIIKLFFGIGIQEMTLEEIGEKFGLTRERVRQIKEKAIRRLRHTSRSKLLKTYLG; encoded by the coding sequence ATGAGACAATTAAAGATAACCAAATCAATTACCAATCGTGAAAGTGCTTCTTTAGACAAGTATTTACAGGAAATTGGTAAAGAAGATCTTATTACGGTAGAGGAAGAAGTTGAATTGGCGCAGCGAATAAAAAAAGGCGACCAAAAAGCTTTGGAAAAATTAACCCGAGCCAACTTACGCTTTGTTGTTTCTGTTGCAAAACAGTATCAAAATCAAGGTTTAAGTCTACCTGATCTTATTAATGAGGGTAATTTAGGTCTGATTAAAGCAGCTGAAAAGTTTGATGAGACACGAGGATTCAAATTCATCTCGTATGCCGTTTGGTGGATCCGTCAATCTATTCTACAAGCTTTAGCAGAACAATCAAGAATTGTTCGTTTGCCATTGAATCAAGTTGGTTCTTTGAATAAAATTAACAAAGCTTTTTCTAAATTCGAACAAGAGCACGAAAGAAAGCCTTCTCCTGAGGAGTTAGCTGAATCTTTAGAGTTACCTGCTGATAAAGTAGCAGATACGCTTCGTGTTTCTGGTCGTCACATTTCTGTTGATGCTCCATTTGTTGATGGTGAGGATAACAGTTTATTGGATGTATTGGTGAATGATGATTCTCCAATTGCAGACAGAAATCTTTTGAATGAATCTCTTACAAAAGAAATTGATCGTGCACTAGCTACTCTTACTGAAAGAGAGAGTGACATTATCAAACTTTTCTTTGGTATCGGTATTCAGGAAATGACTTTGGAAGAAATTGGCGAGAAATTTGGGTTAACACGTGAGCGTGTTCGCCAGATTAAAGAAAAAGCGATTCGTCGTTTACGTCACACATCCAGAAGTAAATTATTGAAAACTTATTTGGGATAG
- the uvrB gene encoding excinuclease ABC subunit UvrB: MKFKIESKFKPTGDQPNAIKELCNGLNDGAPFQTLLGVTGSGKTFTIANVIEQVQRPTLVLSHNKTLAAQLYGEFKTFFPNNAVEYFVSYYDYYQPEAYLPATGTYIEKDLSINDEIEKLRLSASSALLSGRKDVIVVSSVSCIYGIGNPEDFHANVTEIKKGQLISRNKLLLSFVDALYSRNEIEFQRGNFRVKGDTIDIYPAYADFAYRMIFWDDEIEEIYSFDPLNGSKLDSYDRITIYPANIFVTSKDRVQQAIHQIQDDMVAQVAFLKDIGKHLEAKRIEEKVNFDLEMIRELGHCSGIENYSRYFDGRVAGTRPFCLMDYFPDDFLVVVDESHVTLSQVKAMYGGDHSRKINLVEYGFRLPSALDNRPLKFEEFEQIAKQTIYVSATPADYELEKCEGVVVEQVIRPTGLLDPQISIRPSLNQIDDLIAEIHQRTVINERVLVTTLTKRMAEELSEYFTNLNIRCRYIHSDVTTLDRVKIMEDLRNGVFDVLVGVNLLREGLDLPEVSLVAILDADKEGFLRSTRSLTQTSGRAARNINGKVIMYADKITRSMQETMDATDHRREKQLAYNIKNNITPTQITRSKASMMNHGKDKESVAYSGPDSIEIAADPVVQYMSKSSLEKTIEQTKKAMQKAAKEMDFLQAAQYRDEMYKLQKQLEEKK, from the coding sequence ATGAAATTTAAAATTGAATCGAAATTTAAACCAACAGGAGATCAGCCAAACGCGATTAAAGAATTGTGTAATGGCTTAAATGATGGAGCTCCTTTTCAAACTCTGCTTGGAGTTACCGGTTCTGGTAAAACATTTACCATTGCCAATGTAATTGAGCAGGTACAACGTCCTACCCTAGTTTTAAGTCACAATAAAACTCTTGCAGCACAATTATATGGCGAATTCAAAACATTTTTCCCAAATAATGCAGTCGAATATTTCGTTTCCTACTACGATTACTACCAACCAGAAGCCTATTTGCCGGCAACTGGTACTTATATCGAAAAAGATTTATCTATTAATGATGAAATTGAAAAACTCCGACTAAGTGCTTCCTCGGCTCTTTTATCAGGAAGAAAAGATGTAATTGTAGTTTCATCCGTTTCCTGCATTTACGGCATTGGAAACCCCGAAGATTTTCATGCTAATGTTACCGAAATTAAAAAAGGGCAATTAATTTCACGCAACAAACTTCTTCTCTCCTTTGTTGATGCCTTGTATTCAAGAAATGAAATAGAGTTTCAGCGTGGAAATTTTAGAGTAAAAGGAGATACGATTGATATCTATCCTGCTTACGCTGATTTTGCCTACCGGATGATCTTTTGGGACGATGAGATTGAAGAAATTTACTCATTCGATCCTCTTAATGGATCAAAACTGGATTCCTACGACAGAATCACCATCTATCCTGCAAACATATTTGTTACCAGCAAAGACCGCGTGCAGCAAGCCATTCACCAAATTCAGGATGACATGGTAGCACAAGTTGCTTTTTTAAAAGATATTGGAAAGCATTTAGAAGCAAAAAGAATAGAAGAAAAAGTAAATTTCGATTTAGAAATGATCCGAGAATTAGGACATTGTTCGGGAATCGAAAATTACTCGCGATACTTTGATGGAAGAGTTGCGGGAACTCGCCCCTTCTGCCTAATGGATTATTTTCCTGATGATTTTCTTGTTGTAGTTGATGAGAGTCACGTTACCCTTTCGCAGGTTAAAGCCATGTATGGTGGTGATCACTCCAGAAAAATCAACTTGGTTGAATACGGATTTAGATTGCCTTCGGCACTGGATAATCGCCCCTTAAAATTTGAAGAATTTGAACAGATCGCAAAACAAACAATCTACGTAAGTGCAACACCGGCCGATTACGAATTGGAAAAATGCGAAGGCGTTGTGGTCGAGCAAGTAATTAGACCAACAGGTCTGCTTGATCCTCAGATCAGTATTCGTCCTAGCCTGAATCAAATAGATGATTTAATTGCTGAAATTCATCAACGAACTGTAATTAACGAAAGAGTATTGGTAACCACGCTGACCAAAAGAATGGCGGAAGAATTATCAGAGTATTTCACCAACTTAAATATTCGTTGTCGATACATCCATTCCGATGTTACGACTTTGGATCGTGTGAAGATCATGGAAGATTTAAGAAATGGTGTTTTCGATGTTCTTGTCGGTGTTAACCTTTTGCGTGAAGGATTGGATCTTCCGGAAGTGTCACTCGTTGCAATTTTAGATGCCGATAAGGAAGGATTTTTACGATCTACAAGATCGCTAACTCAAACTTCAGGAAGAGCCGCCCGTAATATTAACGGAAAAGTGATCATGTATGCAGATAAAATTACCCGATCGATGCAGGAAACAATGGATGCCACCGATCATAGAAGAGAAAAACAATTGGCCTACAATATTAAAAACAACATTACTCCAACCCAAATTACCCGATCGAAAGCAAGCATGATGAATCATGGAAAAGACAAAGAAAGCGTGGCTTATTCCGGACCTGATTCAATTGAAATTGCTGCAGACCCTGTTGTTCAGTACATGAGCAAAAGCAGCTTAGAAAAAACAATCGAGCAAACAAAGAAAGCCATGCAAAAAGCTGCAAAGGAAATGGACTTCTTGCAAGCAGCGCAATATCGCGATGAAATGTACAAACTCCAGAAACAGCTGGAAGAAAAAAAATAA
- a CDS encoding endonuclease/exonuclease/phosphatase family protein: MLKKLLFFLMVALIAFSCSQEKKEYTIAFYNVENLFDTINDPDTRDDDFTPEGKLEYTAERYQKKLTNLSSVLSSINKNSFPAIIGLCEIENRSVLDALIGQDKLKDAEYGIAHTDSPDARGIDCALLYKKNEFKYLNHNTIGIHFPNEPNFKTRDILYVQGILGAADTLNIFVNHWPSRIGGMEKSEKNRVFVAEQLKLAVNKLQEKNPKAKIIIMGDFNDEPNNKSAEEALAATNNTNTSNPKALYNLMYDLKLEGKGTYNYKGNWNMLDNLIVSNSLISNTDGIHTNHKSGRIFTEEWICYKNPDGLSLPSRSYAGPRYFGGYSDHFPVYFQLSR; encoded by the coding sequence ATGTTGAAAAAATTACTATTCTTTCTTATGGTGGCTCTCATTGCCTTTTCTTGTTCACAGGAAAAAAAAGAGTACACAATTGCTTTTTACAATGTTGAAAATTTATTTGACACCATTAATGATCCAGATACCAGGGATGACGATTTTACCCCTGAAGGAAAATTAGAATACACAGCGGAACGCTATCAAAAAAAGTTGACAAACCTTTCTTCTGTATTGTCTTCTATCAACAAAAATAGTTTCCCTGCAATTATTGGTCTGTGCGAAATTGAAAATCGCTCCGTATTGGATGCTCTAATCGGTCAAGACAAATTGAAAGATGCTGAGTATGGCATTGCACATACGGACAGTCCGGATGCAAGAGGAATCGATTGTGCCTTATTGTATAAGAAAAACGAATTCAAATACTTAAATCACAATACCATAGGAATTCACTTTCCAAATGAACCAAACTTTAAAACACGTGACATCTTATACGTTCAAGGAATTTTGGGGGCTGCGGATACCTTGAATATATTTGTTAACCATTGGCCTTCGAGAATTGGCGGAATGGAGAAATCGGAAAAGAACCGTGTGTTTGTTGCGGAACAATTAAAATTGGCTGTAAATAAATTACAAGAAAAGAATCCAAAAGCTAAAATCATCATCATGGGTGATTTTAACGATGAACCTAACAATAAATCTGCTGAAGAAGCTTTAGCTGCAACAAATAATACCAACACCTCAAATCCAAAAGCTCTTTACAATCTAATGTATGATTTAAAGCTGGAAGGCAAAGGTACTTATAACTACAAAGGGAATTGGAACATGCTCGACAATCTAATTGTTTCCAACAGCCTTATTAGCAATACAGATGGCATTCACACAAACCACAAATCTGGAAGAATATTCACTGAAGAATGGATTTGTTACAAAAACCCGGATGGATTATCTCTTCCTAGTCGCTCTTATGCCGGACCAAGATACTTTGGTGGTTATAGCGATCATTTCCCAGTCTACTTTCAGTTAAGCCGTTAA
- a CDS encoding HAD family hydrolase gives MKTIDIFPTTKAFIFDLDGTLADTMPLHYDAWAKTAEIMNLEFSLDFLKSCAGMPSSKIIDLLNEKNNRTIDPQKFSDIKEEFFAKEMHKIKEITAVTDLVYKYHGKIPMAVGTGGKRNIAAETLQILGLDKYIPILVSADDVVNHKPEPETFLKCAELMGISPENCQVFEDATLGFQAAKAAGMKVTDVTPFY, from the coding sequence ATGAAGACCATAGATATATTTCCAACCACTAAAGCATTTATTTTTGATTTAGATGGAACATTAGCTGACACCATGCCTTTGCACTATGACGCTTGGGCAAAAACAGCCGAAATCATGAACTTAGAATTTAGTCTCGATTTTTTAAAGAGCTGTGCAGGAATGCCATCATCTAAAATTATCGATTTACTAAACGAGAAAAACAACCGTACTATTGATCCACAAAAATTCTCTGATATAAAAGAAGAATTTTTTGCGAAGGAAATGCACAAAATCAAAGAGATTACTGCCGTTACCGACTTGGTATACAAATACCATGGTAAAATACCAATGGCAGTAGGAACCGGCGGAAAACGCAACATTGCAGCTGAAACATTACAAATTTTAGGTTTAGACAAGTACATTCCCATTCTGGTGAGTGCCGATGATGTGGTAAATCACAAACCAGAACCAGAAACATTTTTAAAATGTGCTGAATTAATGGGGATTTCACCTGAAAATTGTCAAGTGTTCGAAGATGCAACATTGGGATTTCAAGCGGCAAAAGCTGCTGGCATGAAGGTAACTGATGTGACTCCTTTTTATTAG